A portion of the Aquila chrysaetos chrysaetos chromosome 4, bAquChr1.4, whole genome shotgun sequence genome contains these proteins:
- the CHST9 gene encoding carbohydrate sulfotransferase 9 isoform X4 has protein sequence MLMRQRTESGEKLQQQIINQDFTLPPLGMPRRAAWSRSAPPGISKREMAVSGGRHWTGKADPFGVMAASLVSQLSDQQKKNESPLSWFGGVYLPPAPHPLNKTLVKGGKWKDVDSTQEKRRSFLHDFCKKYNSRKQLRTHLVHLVSRIYVEDRHKVLYCEVPKAGCSNWKRVLMVLNGLAASAHNISHDDVHYGKHLRKLDSYDLKGIYTRLNTYTKTIFVRDPMERLVSAFRDKFEHANSYYHPVFGKAIIKKYRHNANEEALKTGSGVKFKEFIQYLLDSHRPVGMDIHWEQVSKLCYPCLINYDFIGKFETLEEDANYFLQLVGAPAELKFPKFKDRHSSDERTSAEVVRQYLKELSKEERQLTYDFYYLDYLMFNYTSPIV, from the coding sequence GATTTCACACTCCCACCTCTGGGGATGCCGAGGAGAGCAGCGTGGAGCAGGAGCGCTCCTCCTGGCATCAGTAAGCGTGAGATGGCCGTCTCAGGTGGTAGGCACTGGACAGGCAAGGCTGACCCCTTTGGTGTGATGGCTGCCTCCTTGGTGAGCCAACTGTCTGACCAGCAGAAGAAGAATGAGTCACCTCTCAGCTGGTTCGGAGGGGTGTATTTACCTCCTGCACCGCACCCTTTAAACAAGACGTTAGTCAAGGGTGGCAAGTGGAAGGATGTGGATAGCACCCAGGAAAAGCGCAGGTCCTTCCTGCATGACTTCTGTAAGAAAtacaacagcagaaagcagctgagaaCCCACCTCGTACACCTGGTGTCAAGAATTTATGTGGAGGACAGGCACAAGGTCCTGTACTGTGAAGTGCCAAAAGCAGGCTGCTCCAATTGGAAAAGAGTCCTCATGGTGCTCAATGGACTCGCCGCTTCAGCACACAACATCTCCCATGATGATGTGCACTATGGAAAGCATCTAAGGAAACTGGACAGTTATGACCTAAAAGGGATATACACACGCTTGAACACGTACACCAAGACTATATTTGTACGTGATCCTATGGAAAGACTGGTATCTGCCTTCAGGGATAAGTTTGAACATGCAAACAGCTATTACCATCCAGTATTTGGGAAGGCAATAATTAAGAAGTATAGACATAACGCAAATGAAGAGGCATTGAAAACAGGATCGGGAGTTAAGTTCAAGGAGTTTATCCAGTATTTGTTAGATTCCCATCGCCCAGTAGGAATGGACATTCATTGGGAGCAAGTTAGTAAGCTTTGCTATCCCTGCCTCATCAACTATGATTTTATAGGAAAGTTTGAAACCCTGGAAGAAGACGCCAATTACTTTTTGCAGCTGGTAGGTGCTCCAGCCGAGCTGAAGTTTCCTAAATTCAAAGACAGACATTCCTCTGATGAAAGAACAAGTGCAGAAGTAGTGAGGCAATACTTAAAAGAATTATCTAAGGAGGAGAGACAGCTGACCTACGACTTCTATTACTTGGATTACTTAATGTTCAATTATACATCACCAATTGTATAG
- the CHST9 gene encoding carbohydrate sulfotransferase 9 isoform X5 produces MPRRAAWSRSAPPGISKREMAVSGGRHWTGKADPFGVMAASLVSQLSDQQKKNESPLSWFGGVYLPPAPHPLNKTLVKGGKWKDVDSTQEKRRSFLHDFCKKYNSRKQLRTHLVHLVSRIYVEDRHKVLYCEVPKAGCSNWKRVLMVLNGLAASAHNISHDDVHYGKHLRKLDSYDLKGIYTRLNTYTKTIFVRDPMERLVSAFRDKFEHANSYYHPVFGKAIIKKYRHNANEEALKTGSGVKFKEFIQYLLDSHRPVGMDIHWEQVSKLCYPCLINYDFIGKFETLEEDANYFLQLVGAPAELKFPKFKDRHSSDERTSAEVVRQYLKELSKEERQLTYDFYYLDYLMFNYTSPIV; encoded by the coding sequence ATGCCGAGGAGAGCAGCGTGGAGCAGGAGCGCTCCTCCTGGCATCAGTAAGCGTGAGATGGCCGTCTCAGGTGGTAGGCACTGGACAGGCAAGGCTGACCCCTTTGGTGTGATGGCTGCCTCCTTGGTGAGCCAACTGTCTGACCAGCAGAAGAAGAATGAGTCACCTCTCAGCTGGTTCGGAGGGGTGTATTTACCTCCTGCACCGCACCCTTTAAACAAGACGTTAGTCAAGGGTGGCAAGTGGAAGGATGTGGATAGCACCCAGGAAAAGCGCAGGTCCTTCCTGCATGACTTCTGTAAGAAAtacaacagcagaaagcagctgagaaCCCACCTCGTACACCTGGTGTCAAGAATTTATGTGGAGGACAGGCACAAGGTCCTGTACTGTGAAGTGCCAAAAGCAGGCTGCTCCAATTGGAAAAGAGTCCTCATGGTGCTCAATGGACTCGCCGCTTCAGCACACAACATCTCCCATGATGATGTGCACTATGGAAAGCATCTAAGGAAACTGGACAGTTATGACCTAAAAGGGATATACACACGCTTGAACACGTACACCAAGACTATATTTGTACGTGATCCTATGGAAAGACTGGTATCTGCCTTCAGGGATAAGTTTGAACATGCAAACAGCTATTACCATCCAGTATTTGGGAAGGCAATAATTAAGAAGTATAGACATAACGCAAATGAAGAGGCATTGAAAACAGGATCGGGAGTTAAGTTCAAGGAGTTTATCCAGTATTTGTTAGATTCCCATCGCCCAGTAGGAATGGACATTCATTGGGAGCAAGTTAGTAAGCTTTGCTATCCCTGCCTCATCAACTATGATTTTATAGGAAAGTTTGAAACCCTGGAAGAAGACGCCAATTACTTTTTGCAGCTGGTAGGTGCTCCAGCCGAGCTGAAGTTTCCTAAATTCAAAGACAGACATTCCTCTGATGAAAGAACAAGTGCAGAAGTAGTGAGGCAATACTTAAAAGAATTATCTAAGGAGGAGAGACAGCTGACCTACGACTTCTATTACTTGGATTACTTAATGTTCAATTATACATCACCAATTGTATAG
- the CHST9 gene encoding carbohydrate sulfotransferase 9 isoform X1: MLIAFASFLSCSCCEKNQHNLEMFRSLSVIKWALKSHWLQEKAKERTSLCDFTLPPLGMPRRAAWSRSAPPGISKREMAVSGGRHWTGKADPFGVMAASLVSQLSDQQKKNESPLSWFGGVYLPPAPHPLNKTLVKGGKWKDVDSTQEKRRSFLHDFCKKYNSRKQLRTHLVHLVSRIYVEDRHKVLYCEVPKAGCSNWKRVLMVLNGLAASAHNISHDDVHYGKHLRKLDSYDLKGIYTRLNTYTKTIFVRDPMERLVSAFRDKFEHANSYYHPVFGKAIIKKYRHNANEEALKTGSGVKFKEFIQYLLDSHRPVGMDIHWEQVSKLCYPCLINYDFIGKFETLEEDANYFLQLVGAPAELKFPKFKDRHSSDERTSAEVVRQYLKELSKEERQLTYDFYYLDYLMFNYTSPIV; encoded by the exons atgcttattgCTTTTGCAAGTTTCTTGTCCTGttcctgctgtgaaaaaaatcaacataacCTGGAGATGTTCAGATCTTTAAGTGTCATAAAATGGGCATTGAAAAGTCACTGGCTCCAAGAGAAAGCCAAAGAACGCACCTCACTTTGT GATTTCACACTCCCACCTCTGGGGATGCCGAGGAGAGCAGCGTGGAGCAGGAGCGCTCCTCCTGGCATCAGTAAGCGTGAGATGGCCGTCTCAGGTGGTAGGCACTGGACAGGCAAGGCTGACCCCTTTGGTGTGATGGCTGCCTCCTTGGTGAGCCAACTGTCTGACCAGCAGAAGAAGAATGAGTCACCTCTCAGCTGGTTCGGAGGGGTGTATTTACCTCCTGCACCGCACCCTTTAAACAAGACGTTAGTCAAGGGTGGCAAGTGGAAGGATGTGGATAGCACCCAGGAAAAGCGCAGGTCCTTCCTGCATGACTTCTGTAAGAAAtacaacagcagaaagcagctgagaaCCCACCTCGTACACCTGGTGTCAAGAATTTATGTGGAGGACAGGCACAAGGTCCTGTACTGTGAAGTGCCAAAAGCAGGCTGCTCCAATTGGAAAAGAGTCCTCATGGTGCTCAATGGACTCGCCGCTTCAGCACACAACATCTCCCATGATGATGTGCACTATGGAAAGCATCTAAGGAAACTGGACAGTTATGACCTAAAAGGGATATACACACGCTTGAACACGTACACCAAGACTATATTTGTACGTGATCCTATGGAAAGACTGGTATCTGCCTTCAGGGATAAGTTTGAACATGCAAACAGCTATTACCATCCAGTATTTGGGAAGGCAATAATTAAGAAGTATAGACATAACGCAAATGAAGAGGCATTGAAAACAGGATCGGGAGTTAAGTTCAAGGAGTTTATCCAGTATTTGTTAGATTCCCATCGCCCAGTAGGAATGGACATTCATTGGGAGCAAGTTAGTAAGCTTTGCTATCCCTGCCTCATCAACTATGATTTTATAGGAAAGTTTGAAACCCTGGAAGAAGACGCCAATTACTTTTTGCAGCTGGTAGGTGCTCCAGCCGAGCTGAAGTTTCCTAAATTCAAAGACAGACATTCCTCTGATGAAAGAACAAGTGCAGAAGTAGTGAGGCAATACTTAAAAGAATTATCTAAGGAGGAGAGACAGCTGACCTACGACTTCTATTACTTGGATTACTTAATGTTCAATTATACATCACCAATTGTATAG
- the CHST9 gene encoding carbohydrate sulfotransferase 9 isoform X3, which yields MEDEAVKESGEKLQQQIINQDFTLPPLGMPRRAAWSRSAPPGISKREMAVSGGRHWTGKADPFGVMAASLVSQLSDQQKKNESPLSWFGGVYLPPAPHPLNKTLVKGGKWKDVDSTQEKRRSFLHDFCKKYNSRKQLRTHLVHLVSRIYVEDRHKVLYCEVPKAGCSNWKRVLMVLNGLAASAHNISHDDVHYGKHLRKLDSYDLKGIYTRLNTYTKTIFVRDPMERLVSAFRDKFEHANSYYHPVFGKAIIKKYRHNANEEALKTGSGVKFKEFIQYLLDSHRPVGMDIHWEQVSKLCYPCLINYDFIGKFETLEEDANYFLQLVGAPAELKFPKFKDRHSSDERTSAEVVRQYLKELSKEERQLTYDFYYLDYLMFNYTSPIV from the coding sequence GATTTCACACTCCCACCTCTGGGGATGCCGAGGAGAGCAGCGTGGAGCAGGAGCGCTCCTCCTGGCATCAGTAAGCGTGAGATGGCCGTCTCAGGTGGTAGGCACTGGACAGGCAAGGCTGACCCCTTTGGTGTGATGGCTGCCTCCTTGGTGAGCCAACTGTCTGACCAGCAGAAGAAGAATGAGTCACCTCTCAGCTGGTTCGGAGGGGTGTATTTACCTCCTGCACCGCACCCTTTAAACAAGACGTTAGTCAAGGGTGGCAAGTGGAAGGATGTGGATAGCACCCAGGAAAAGCGCAGGTCCTTCCTGCATGACTTCTGTAAGAAAtacaacagcagaaagcagctgagaaCCCACCTCGTACACCTGGTGTCAAGAATTTATGTGGAGGACAGGCACAAGGTCCTGTACTGTGAAGTGCCAAAAGCAGGCTGCTCCAATTGGAAAAGAGTCCTCATGGTGCTCAATGGACTCGCCGCTTCAGCACACAACATCTCCCATGATGATGTGCACTATGGAAAGCATCTAAGGAAACTGGACAGTTATGACCTAAAAGGGATATACACACGCTTGAACACGTACACCAAGACTATATTTGTACGTGATCCTATGGAAAGACTGGTATCTGCCTTCAGGGATAAGTTTGAACATGCAAACAGCTATTACCATCCAGTATTTGGGAAGGCAATAATTAAGAAGTATAGACATAACGCAAATGAAGAGGCATTGAAAACAGGATCGGGAGTTAAGTTCAAGGAGTTTATCCAGTATTTGTTAGATTCCCATCGCCCAGTAGGAATGGACATTCATTGGGAGCAAGTTAGTAAGCTTTGCTATCCCTGCCTCATCAACTATGATTTTATAGGAAAGTTTGAAACCCTGGAAGAAGACGCCAATTACTTTTTGCAGCTGGTAGGTGCTCCAGCCGAGCTGAAGTTTCCTAAATTCAAAGACAGACATTCCTCTGATGAAAGAACAAGTGCAGAAGTAGTGAGGCAATACTTAAAAGAATTATCTAAGGAGGAGAGACAGCTGACCTACGACTTCTATTACTTGGATTACTTAATGTTCAATTATACATCACCAATTGTATAG